A stretch of Lactuca sativa cultivar Salinas chromosome 6, Lsat_Salinas_v11, whole genome shotgun sequence DNA encodes these proteins:
- the LOC111894073 gene encoding threonine dehydratase 1 biosynthetic, chloroplastic, whose protein sequence is MEALCFTPYVKIPTNGVILQNVNTTRRRRPSVSATMSKSKADIDLLTKEARSTTAVLRTREQPPPLLRVSPSSLQYESGLLGAVPDHKVEEGNGALSEMEYLTNILSSNRVYDVAIESPLSLAPKLSERLGVNIWLKREDLQPVFSFKLRGAYNMMAKLPKEQLSQGVICSSAGNHAQGVALAAKTLGCDAVIVMPVTTPRIKWESVKRLGATVVLEGDSYDEAQAYAKKRGKNEKRTFIPPFDHPDIIMGQGTVGMEIVRQMQGPIHAIFVPVGGGGLIAGIAAYVKRVSPEVRIIGVEPADANAMALSLHHGQRIMLDQVGGFADGVAVKEVGVETFRLCRELIDGVVLVTRDAICASIKDMFEEKRSILEPAGALALAGAEAYCKYYNLKDINVVAITSGANMNFDRLRLVTELANVGRQREAVLATFLPEEPGSFKQFCELIGSMNITEFKYRYDAGEKQALVLYSVGLHTKFELQAMVERMESYELKTMEFTNNDMVKDHLRHLMGGRTNVENELLCRFVFPERPGALMKFLHGFSPRWNISLFHYRAQGEMGANVLVGIQVCSSELNEFRGVANELGYEYEIETDNEAFQLLMR, encoded by the exons ATGGAAGCCTTGTGTTTCACTCCTTACGTCAAAATCCCCACCAATGGCGTCATATTGCAAAATGTTAACACGACCAGGAGAAGGAGACCTTCCGTCTCCGCCACCATGTCCAAATCAAAGGCGGATATCGATTTGTTAACAAAGGAGGCGAGGTCAACGACTGCGGTGTTGCGGACCCGAGAACAACCACCGCCGTTGCTTCGAGTGTCTCCGTCTTCATTGCAGTACGAATCAGGCCTGTTGGGCGCTGTTCCGGACCATAAGGTGGAGGAAGGTAATGGTGCTTTGAGTGAAATGGAGTATTTGACGAATATTTTGTCTTCGAATCGAGTTTACGACGTTGCAATTGAATCTCCGTTATCGCTCGCCCCTAAGCTTTCAGAACGATTAGGTGTCAACATCTGGCTTAAACGAGAAGATCTTCAACCT GTTTTCTCATTCAAGCTTCGTGGAGCATATAACATGATGGCAAAACTCCCAAAAGAACAATTATCACAAGGAGTCATCTGTTCATCAGCAGGAAATCATGCTCAAGGAGTTGCATTAGCAGCGAAAACACTAGGCTGTGATGCAGTGATTGTAATGCCAGTAACCACACCTCGAATCAAG TGGGAATCTGTCAAAAGATTAGGCGCAACAGTTGTTCTTGAAGGCGATTCATACGATGAAGCACAAGCATACGCGAAAAAAAGAGGCAAAAACGAAAAAAGAACCTTCATCCCCCCTTTTGACCATCCAGATATCATAATGGGCCAAGGAACTGTAGGAATGGAGATTGTGAGACAAATGCAAGGTCCAATTCACGCCATTTTTGTCCCTGTAGGTGGTGGCGGTTTAATTGCAGGTATAGCCGCGTATGTGAAAAGAGTTTCACCAGAG GTACGAATCATTGGTGTAGAGCCAGCTGATGCAAACGCAATGGCGTTATCATTACACCATGGTCAACGCATAATGCTTGACCAAGTTGGAGGTTTTGCAGATGGTGTTgctgttaaagaagttggtgtaGAAACTTTTCGTTTATGCAGAGAGTTAATAGATGGAGTTGTTCTTGTCACCCGTGATGCCATTTGTGCATCCATAAAA GATATGTTTGAGGAGAAAAGGAGTATTCTAGAACCAGCAGGGGCTCTTGCACTTGCTGGAGCTGAAGCCTATTGCAAATATTATAACCTTAAAGATATTAATGTTGTTGCAATAACAAGTGGGGCCAACATGAATTTTGATAGATTAAGGTTGGTGACAGAGCTTGCAAATGTTGGTAGGCAACGGGAGGCTGTTCTTGCAACTTTCCTTCCGGAAGAACCCGGAAGCTTCAAACAGTTTTGTGAACTG ATAGGGTCGATGAATATTACTGAGTTCAAGTATCGATATGATGCTGGAGAGAAACAAGCTTTAGTTCTATACAg TGTGGGGCTACATACAAAGTTTGAGCTTCAAGCAATGGTGGAGAGAATGGAATCATATGAATTAAAAACTATGGAATTTACAAATAATGACATGGTTAAGGATCATTTACGACATCTG ATGGGAGGGAGAACTAATGTGGAAAATGAGCTACTATGTCGGTTTGTTTTTCCGGAGAGGCCAGGGGCATTGATGAAATTTTTGCATGGGTTTAGTCCGCGATGGAATATTAGCTTGTTTCATTACCGAGCACAG GGAGAAATGGGGGCGAATGTTTTGGTTGGGATTCAGGTTTGTTCAAGTGAATTAAATGAGTTTCGGGGTGTTGCAAATGAGCTTGGATATGAGTATGAAATTGAAACAGATAATGAAGCATTCCAGCTTTTAATGCGTTGa
- the LOC128126775 gene encoding uncharacterized protein LOC128126775, whose amino-acid sequence MGESPDTMDDYMRMSERTAIESLYTLSRGVVETFGDVYLRKPSLHDLQELYAAHEERHGFPGMIGSIDCTHWKWKNCPVAWKGQYASGYHGSPSLVLEAVASQDLWIWHAFFGVASTNNDVNVLDQSPIFDDLLNGKAPDAPFTVNGNEYKYGYYLTDEIYPQYSTFVKAFRHWVEERDKFFKRRQEGARKDVERAFGVLKAK is encoded by the coding sequence ATGGGGGAGTCACCCGACACCATGGACGACTATATGAGAATGTCCGAAAGAACCGCAATAGAGAGTTTGTATACATTGTCAAGGGGTGTTGTTGAAACTTTTGGAGACGTGTATTTACGGAAACCTTCGTTGCATGATTTGCAAGAATTGTATGCGGCGCATGAAGAACGCCATGGGTTTCCTGGAATGATAGGAAGCATTGATTGCACACACTGGAAATGGAAAAATTGTCCGGTAGCATGGAAAGGGCAATACGCAAGTGGTTATCACGGATCACCTTCGTTGGTGTTAGAGGCTGTCGCTTCtcaagatttatggatttggcATGCATTTTTTGGGGTTGCAAGTACCAACAACGACGTCAACGTTCTTGATCAGTCGCCAATATTCGACGATCTTTTGAATGGAAAAGCCCCGGATGCTCCTTTCACGGTAAATGGAAacgaatacaaatatgggtattacCTTACAGATGAAATATATCCTCAGTATTCCACATTCGTGAAGGCATTCCGCCACTGGGTAGAAGAACGAGACAAATTTTTTAAGAGAAGACAAGAAGGAGCACGTAAGGATGTGGAACGTGCTTTTGGAGTGCTGAAGGCGAAGTGA
- the LOC111894088 gene encoding E3 ubiquitin-protein ligase UPL7: protein MDGLRKQQVSLRGSSAKEITRDALLEKVTQEREFRNYMRRASAASLFIQRVWRRYASTKMAAANLREEWQEMLNSHPVPMSRAWISNNLLKPFLFFITTLATGRQKFEDRDVECMQICFKILLESINSSDPQRNFCSLATSSIEERRTWTYQAKKLISLCLLILSECDYSYQGGHQYIALTSMAMRFVVSLTDLKGWKTLDDVTLQEAHTSVKDLVSYMCSEKSRLYISIRRYISRLEVPLSSTAGHTHTHTHTDDRFLITASAITLALRPFNSGNMNMKENGLQDLQFAVEQYCVLLFTIPWFTQRLPAVLLSAIKHKSILSPCFMQILISKERVFDEISKLNNLEQSSTPNVLPPVGWTLANFISLATGVDNNSKDSGRFTQDLDFSSYLHVVIILAENLLTWFEGVEWNQNQNQNQNQSLQSNMSYKDLLNPVCQQWHLMKLLTLENDSYELTDVAYYYSCMLRIFTILDPVVGSMPILNMLSFTPGFLSNLWESLENSFFPKSKSTPDANFNITEDSRDRNRISKKKKKGLSKNGSTKWANVLNKITGKSQGDIDNTESVNNIITQIDDSSDVWDIEPFRKGPEGLTTDSSHLLHLFSAVYAHLLLVLDDIEFYEKQVPFTLEQQRRIASMLNTLVYNTLSYNITWNNRPLMDASVRCLHLLYERDCRHEFCPHELWLSPAKKNRPPIAVAARTHEVLLSTNLRSSDDSFPISSMHSVITTTPHVFPFEERVEMFRELIGMDKVSRRMAGEIIGPGPQAVEVVIRRSHIVEDGFQQLNCLGSRLKSSIHVSFVSECGLPEAGLDYGGLSKEFLTDIAKAAFAPDYGLFSQTSTSDRLLIPNSVARSMDNGIQMIEFVGRVVGKALYEGILLDYSFSHVFVQKLLGRYSFIDELSALDPELYKNLMYVKHYDGDVKDLCLDFTVTEELPGKRHVVELKAGGKDVIVTNDNKLQYIYAMADYKLNRQVLPLSNAFYRGLTDLISPSWLKLFNASEFNQLLSGGNHDIDVDDLRNNTRYTGGYTEGSRTVKLFWEVIREFEPKERCLLMKFVTSCSRAPLLGFKHLQPSFTIHKVACDLPLWASFGGQDVDRLPSASTCYNTLKLPTYKRSSTLRTKLLYAINSNAGFELS from the exons ATGGACGGACTTCGTAAACAGCAG GTGTCGCTGCGTGGTTCGAGTGCGAAAGAGATCACTAGGGACGCCTTACTTGAAAAGGTTACGCAAGAGAGGGAATTTCGCAATTACATGCGTCGAGCTTCCGCAGCTTCACTTTTTATTCAG AGGGTTTGGAGACGCTATGCTTCAACAAAGATGGCAGCTGCAAATCTTCGAGAAGAGTGGCAGGAGATGCTTAATAGTCATCCAGTTCCTATGAGCAGAGCTTGGATTTCCAACAACCTATTGAAACCttttcttttcttcattacaACTTTAGCAACTGGACGTCAAAAGTTTGAAGATAGAGATGTAGAATGTATGCAGATCTGCTTCAAAATTCTTTTGGAGAGCATAAATTCCAGTG ATCCACAGAGAAACTTCTGCTCCCTTGCCACATCTAGCATTGAAGAGAGAAGAACATGGACATATCAAGCAAAGAAGTTGATTTCCTTATGTCTactcattctttcagaatgtgaTTACTCATATCAAGGGGGACACCAATACATTGCTCTTACATCTATGGCAATGCGGTTTGTTGTTAGCTTGACTGATCTGAAAGGATGGAAAACTCTTGATGATGTCACTCTTCAAGAAGCACATACATCAGTGAAAGATCTAGTATCATACATGTGCAGTGAGAAAAGTCGGCTTTACATTTCCATCAGAAGATACATTAGTAGATTGGAAGTTCCTCTTTCTTCAACTGCtggacacacacatacacatacacatacagatGACAGATTCTTGATTACTGCAAGTGCAATCACTTTAGCACTGAGACCCTTCAATAGTGGCAACATGAATATGAAAGAAAATGGTCTCCAAGATTTGCAGTTTGCTGTTGAGCAATATTGTGTGCTTCTGTTCACAATTCCTTGGTTTACACAACGTCTGCCAGCTGTACTCTTATCTGCTATAAAGCATAAATCCATCTTGTCACCTTGCTTCATGCAAATATTG ATATCAAAAGAGAGAGTTTTTGATGAGATTTCAAAGTTGAATAATTTGGAACAGAGTTCAACTCCGAACGTGTTGCCTCCTGTTGGTTGGACACTTGCAAACTTTATTTCTCTTGCAACAGGTGTAGACAACAACTCCAAAGATTCTGGAAGATTCACTCAAGATCTAGACTTTTCATCTTACCTTCATGTTGTCATCATTCTTGCTGAAAATTTATTAACTTGGTTCGAGGGAGTCGAatggaatcagaatcagaatCAGAATCAGAATCAGTCACTTCAATCCAACATGTCATACAAAGATCTACTCAACCCCGTTTGTCAACAATGGCATTTAATGAAGTTATTGACTTTGGAAAATGATTCATATGAATTGACAGATGTTGCATATTATTATTCCTGTATGCTAAGAATATTCACAATCCTCGATCCAGTTGTTGGATCAATGCCTATTCTCAATATGCTCTCATTCACCCCTGGATTTCTTTCAAATCTCTGGGAATCACTCGAAAACTCCTTCTTCCCTAAATCAAAATCCACCCCTGATGCTAACTTCAACATTACTGAAGACTCAAGGGATAGAAATAGAATctccaagaaaaagaaaaagggatTATCCAAAAATGGAAGCACTAAATGGGCCAATGTGTTAAACAAAATCACTGGAAAATCCCAAGGAGATATAGACAACACAGAGTCTGTTAACAACATTATCACTCAAATTGATGACTCTTCTGATGTATGGGATATTGAGCCTTTTAGAAAAGGTCCTGAAGGCTTAACAACTGATTCTTCTCATTTACTCCATCTTTTCTCTGCTGTTTATGCACACCTTTTGCTTGTTCTTGATGACATAGAATTCTATGAAAAACAG GTTCCATTTACACTAGAGCAACAGAGAAGAATCGCATCAATGCTGAATACATTAGTGTATAACACTTTGTCTTACAACATTACATGGAATAATCGTCCATTAATGGATGCTTCTGTTCGATGTCTACATTTGTTATATGAAAGAGATTGTAGACACGAGTTTTGTCCCCATGAACTTTGGCTTTCTCCAGCTAAAAAAAATCGTCCACCAATTGCAGTTGCTGCAAGAACTCATGAAGTTCTTCTATCAACCAATCTAAGATCATCTGATGATTCATTCCCCATTTCAAGTATGCACTCTGTTATCACCACAACCCCACATGTTTTTCCATTTGAAGAAAG AGTTGAGATGTTTAGAGAACTGATtggaatggataaagtttctagaAGAATGGCTGGTGAAATCATAGGACCTGGCCCACAAGCTGTTGAGGTAGTAATCAGGCGTAGTCATATCGTTGAAGATGGATTCCAACAATTGAATTGTCTTGGGTCAAGATTAAAGTCAAGCATACACGTGTCATTTGTTAGTGAATGTGGTCTACCTGAAGCTGGATTAGATTATGGTGGTTTATCAAAAGAGTTTCTAACAGACATAGCAAAAGCTGCTTTTGCTCCTGA ttATGGATTATTCAGCCAGACATCAACTTCAGACAGACTTCTGATTCCAAATTCGGTTGCAAGATCCATGGATAATGGCATACAAATGATTGAATTTGTTGGAAGAGTTGTTGGAAAAGCACTTTATGAAGGAATATTACTGGATTATTCTTTCTCCCATGTTTTTGTTCAAAAGCTTTTAGGTCGTTACAGCTTTATTGATGAGCTGTCAGCTTTGGATCCTGAACTTTACAAGAATCTTATGTATGTCAAG CATTATGATGGTGATGTGAAGGATCTGTGTCTAGATTTTACAGTTACTGAAGAGTTACCTGGAAAACGACATGTTGTAGAGCTGAAAGCCGGGGGTAAAGACGTCATTGTCACAAATGATAATAAGTTGCAGTATATATATGCTATGGCAGATTATAAACTTAACCGACAG GTATTGCCACTTTCAAATGCGTTTTATAGAGGATTGACAGATCTTATATCCCCATCTTGGTTGAAATTGTTTAATGCCAGTGAATTTAATCAG cttcttTCTGGTGGGAACCATGACATTGATGTTGATGATTTGAGGAATAACACACGGTACACTGGTGGTTACACTGAAGGAAGTCGGACAGTTAAGCTCTTTTGGGAG GTAATAAGAGAATTTGAGCCAAAAGAAAGGTGTCTGTTAATGAAATTTGTGACAAGTTGTTCTCGGGCTCCATTGCTTGGGTTTAAACACTTGCAGCCAAGTTTTACAATCCACAAg GTTGCATGTGATTTACCACTTTGGGCATCATTTGGAGGACAAGATGTTGATCGTCTTCCATCAGCTTCAACATGCTATAATACTCTCAag CTTCCAACTTACAAAAGATCAAGCACATTAAGAACAAAGCTACTATATGCCATTAATTCCAATGCAGGATTTGAACTTTCATAA